GCATGATAGTCTAATGCATCCTGCTTGTTCAGTTTTTTAGCCATATCAAGTTTAGATTGTTGTTGTTGGGCGTCAAATATACGAAGTATTGCACTACGACCATTGATAAATAGCTGTTACCCCTTTAGATCTCCTCTTAAATAACAGTTAAATTTACTTACTTTTACACCGTTAAACATTCGCAAATATCATGATACAACGCATCCAGAGTCTTTATTTGTTATTAGCCGCCGGAGCAGGCGTAGGCGTACTATGCAGTAACCTGTGGAAAGCCACCATAGCTGGTTCTACAGAGGTCTCTGTCGTAAATGCATCTAATAATTATTTGATGTATGTGCTCTATATCATCATCGTGCTGATAGCGTTCGCTTCTATTTTTTTATTTAAAAAGAGGAAACTGCAATTTCGCCTGACAGTAGTAGACATCCTTTTAACCTGCGTAGGCATTGGTTATCAATACTATCTGGTAGGAAAAGAGGCCGAATTCCTGAGAAAAAGCGGTAAAACAATCGCCAGCGCATCTTACCAGATCGCTTCCTTCCTCCCTATCCTCATGGTTGTACTGCTGTTTCTCGCTGCCAGAGGCATTTATAAAGATGAGAAACTGATCAAATCACTCGATCGCCTGAGATAATTATAACTCATTATAAAAGTAAAGCCGGCTCTACCCTGTAAAGCCGGCTTTATCTTTTTAATTATCAATGTATTAAGCAGCTGTTATTGCCACATAAATCGCCTTCGGCAGATAACCAAAAACATATTCGGTTACCTCACAAAGCCACATCTGCTGGTTCACGGTTGTTCCTCTGAAATTTTCCATCAGATAGTTGCCGCCACCAATAGAATCCTGCAGATTCTCTATCAGCGTAGCTTCATCAGCACCTTCAAATGGTTCGTCACTGATTTTCAGGAAACATTCGGAAGTATTACCACTGGCCACATCCAGCATATCGTCTGCACCTAAAACCATTTGCAGCTCGGCAATATCTTTGGTCCATTCGGGGATATCAATAAACCATTTGTCTTCAGGGGTTTTGTAAAATCTGTAATTACCTGTCATATATAGGTTTTTAGGGGGTGGGGAAAAATGACTGCTATTGTTTAATTTATATAACAACAAAGGCTACTACCCGCAGGTGCAGCCTTTGTCTTTACTATTTTTGCAAGATGATTTACAGATATTGTCCTGTATAACTTCCTTTTACTTTTTTTAATCCTTCCGGCTGCCCTGCATACAGCAGGTTTCCGCCACCAGCACCACCTTCAGGGCCTAAATCTATTACCCAGTCGGCACTCTTGATTACATCCAGGTTGTGCTCAATCACCAGCACGGTATGCCCCTGATCAATCAGTGCATTAAAGGAGGCCAGCAGCTTTTTGATATCATGGAAATGCAGACCAGTGGTAGGCTCATCGAAGATAAACAGGATATGTCCCTGCGCTTTTCCTTTTCCAAGGAAGGAGGCCAGTTTCACACGCTGTGCTTCACCACCCGATAAGGTATCACTGCTTTGACCCAGCTTCACATATCCCAGCCCTACATCACTCAACGGACGGATTTTATTTACCACATCCTTTTCATCTTTAAAGAACTCCAACGCCTCGTCCACACCCATTTCCAGCACTTCGTAGATATTCTTGCCCTTGTAGGTTACTTCCAGCACTTCATCTTTGAAACGCTTTCCGTTACAGCTCTCGCAGGTAAGGTGTACATCTGCCAGAAACTGCATTTCTACAATTACTTCCCCTTCTCCTTTACATGCATCACAACGGCCACCATCAACGTTGAATGAGAAATGTTTCGGTTGAAAACCACGCATCTTACTTAACGGCTGCTTCGAATACAGGTCACGGATCTCGTCATAGGCCTTGATATAAGTCACCGGGTTGGAACGGGACGACTTACCAATCGGATTCTGATCGATCATTTCAATCTGTGTGATATCATCTACCGCACCTGACAGTGCACGATGACTACCTACCTTATCAGCAAATTCGCCTTTGAGCTTCATCAGTGCAGGGTAAAGGATCTGCTTTACCAGCGTGGTTTTGCCGGAACCGGAAACACCACTTACCACGGTGAATACATTCAAAGGAAAATCTACAGTGATATTCTTCAGGTTATGTTGCTTCGCTCCTTCAATGGTAATGGCTTTCTTCCATTTACGCAGCTTGGCAGGAGGATCAATCGTATAATTTCCGTTGAGATATTTACCTGTCAGACTTTTAGGATCTTCCAGGATCTCTTTATATGTACCTGCAAAAATCACTTCACCTCCCAGATGACTTGCCAGTGGCCCCATATCGATGATATAGTCGGCTTCTTCCATCATCATTTCATCATGTTCTACCACCACTACAGTATTTCCCAGATCACGCAATTCTTTCAATACCCCGATCAGTCGTGCGGTATCGCGTGCATGCAGCCCAATGCTGGGCTCATCAAGAATATACATGGAATTGGTCAGGTTACTTCCCAGGGAGCGGGTCAGCTGGATACGCTGACTTTCACCGCCGGATAATGTATTGGCCACACGATTGAGGGTAAGGTATCCTAACCCTACGTCCAGCAATGTTTTCAGGCGGTGATCCACCTCAATGAGTATACGTTTTGCAATTGCCTGGTCAAATTCATTCAGCTCCAGTCCTGTAAACCATCCATAAAGATCAGATACCGGCATATCTACCAGGTCAGCGATATTCTTACCGCCAATCCTGATGTACAGTGCTTCCTGGCGAAGACGGCCACCATTACAGGTAGGGCAGGTAGTACGACCTCTGTACCTCGACTGCAATACACGGTATTGTACTTTGTAGAGGTTCTGTTCTACCATTTTGAAGAACTCATTCAGTCCGTAGAAGAATTCGTTCCCTGTCCACAGCAGGTTATATTGTTCATCCGTCAGGTCAACGATAGGTTTATGTACCGGGAAATTGAATTTGCGGGCCGCTTTGATGAGCGCTTCCTTGTATTCACCCATTTTTTCCCCTCTCCACGGCGCTATGGCACCTTCGTATACGCTCAGGCGTTTGTCAGGAATAACCAGGTCGGCATCGATGCCTAACACCTGTCCGAAGCCTTCGCAGGTTGGGCAGGCACCATATGGATTGTTGAAAGAAAACAGGTTAGGTACCGGTTCTTCGAACTGCATACCATCCAGCTCGAACCGGTTAGAGAAATGTTTCATCTCTCCCCCGTCTACTTCTACATAACATTCTCCTTCACTTTCGTAAAAGCAGGTTTGCACGGAGTCGGCGATACGATGTTTGTCGTCGTCGTCAAAATCCTTGACAACCAGTCTGTCTATCAGCACCCAGGCATCTTTGGGCACCGATATTTTTTTCTGTTCCAGGAGCTCTTCGATACGTAGCAGGCCTTTACCATCTTCACCGGGCTGGTATAAGCGGGAGAAACCTTTCTGCATGAGGATATTGAGTTCCTCTTTTACGTCGCGCTTCGCATGACGGCGGAAAGGAGCCAGCAGCAATACTTTAGCGCCGGCAGGAAGTTTTATGATGAAGTCGACCACGTCGCTGACTTCATTTTTCTTCACTTCTCTTCCGGAGACGGGAGAATAGGTTCTGCCCACACGTCCGTAGAGGAGGCGGAGATAATCATATATTTCGGTCATAGACCCGACAGTAGATCGTGGTGTTCGGGTAATTACCTTTTGTTCGATAGCTATTGCCGGGCAGATTCC
This window of the Chitinophaga sp. Cy-1792 genome carries:
- a CDS encoding DUF4293 domain-containing protein, encoding MIQRIQSLYLLLAAGAGVGVLCSNLWKATIAGSTEVSVVNASNNYLMYVLYIIIVLIAFASIFLFKKRKLQFRLTVVDILLTCVGIGYQYYLVGKEAEFLRKSGKTIASASYQIASFLPILMVVLLFLAARGIYKDEKLIKSLDRLR
- a CDS encoding DUF6717 family protein; this translates as MTGNYRFYKTPEDKWFIDIPEWTKDIAELQMVLGADDMLDVASGNTSECFLKISDEPFEGADEATLIENLQDSIGGGNYLMENFRGTTVNQQMWLCEVTEYVFGYLPKAIYVAITAA
- the uvrA gene encoding excinuclease ABC subunit UvrA produces the protein MGTKVKKQGTAVNPQEVSPQDSIFIKGARVHNLKNVSVSIPRSKLVVVTGVSGSGKSSLTMDTLYAEGQRRYAESLSAYARQFLMRMNKPDVDYIKGICPAIAIEQKVITRTPRSTVGSMTEIYDYLRLLYGRVGRTYSPVSGREVKKNEVSDVVDFIIKLPAGAKVLLLAPFRRHAKRDVKEELNILMQKGFSRLYQPGEDGKGLLRIEELLEQKKISVPKDAWVLIDRLVVKDFDDDDKHRIADSVQTCFYESEGECYVEVDGGEMKHFSNRFELDGMQFEEPVPNLFSFNNPYGACPTCEGFGQVLGIDADLVIPDKRLSVYEGAIAPWRGEKMGEYKEALIKAARKFNFPVHKPIVDLTDEQYNLLWTGNEFFYGLNEFFKMVEQNLYKVQYRVLQSRYRGRTTCPTCNGGRLRQEALYIRIGGKNIADLVDMPVSDLYGWFTGLELNEFDQAIAKRILIEVDHRLKTLLDVGLGYLTLNRVANTLSGGESQRIQLTRSLGSNLTNSMYILDEPSIGLHARDTARLIGVLKELRDLGNTVVVVEHDEMMMEEADYIIDMGPLASHLGGEVIFAGTYKEILEDPKSLTGKYLNGNYTIDPPAKLRKWKKAITIEGAKQHNLKNITVDFPLNVFTVVSGVSGSGKTTLVKQILYPALMKLKGEFADKVGSHRALSGAVDDITQIEMIDQNPIGKSSRSNPVTYIKAYDEIRDLYSKQPLSKMRGFQPKHFSFNVDGGRCDACKGEGEVIVEMQFLADVHLTCESCNGKRFKDEVLEVTYKGKNIYEVLEMGVDEALEFFKDEKDVVNKIRPLSDVGLGYVKLGQSSDTLSGGEAQRVKLASFLGKGKAQGHILFIFDEPTTGLHFHDIKKLLASFNALIDQGHTVLVIEHNLDVIKSADWVIDLGPEGGAGGGNLLYAGQPEGLKKVKGSYTGQYL